Proteins from one Streptomyces roseifaciens genomic window:
- the zapE gene encoding cell division protein ZapE produces MSGAGTGSPVALTSRAPHVPADRLVAEMVPPPRFGTVRFDNYIPAPDQPSQAEAVQVLGGFAAGLGAAPGGGRKRWFRREAKPAAPAGPRGVYLDGGYGVGKTHLLASLWHATPAAPEQKAFGTFVELTNLVGALGFQQTVRTLSDHRLLCIDEFELDDPGDTVLVSTLLGKLVEAGVALAATSNTLPGKLGEGRFAAADFLREIQGLSAHFRPLRIDGEDYRHRGLPQAPAPYDDDTVTRTAETTEGASLDAFPALLDHLSKVHPSRYGAMCDSLQAVCLTGVAPVPDQSTALRLVVLADRLYDREIPVLASGRPFDELFSEEMLNGGYRKKYFRAISRLTALARDAKQLVEPQQQS; encoded by the coding sequence ATATCCGGCGCCGGTACCGGCTCCCCCGTCGCGCTCACCTCGCGCGCCCCGCACGTGCCGGCCGACCGCCTGGTCGCCGAGATGGTGCCGCCCCCGCGCTTCGGCACGGTGCGCTTCGACAACTACATACCGGCGCCCGACCAGCCCAGCCAGGCCGAGGCCGTCCAGGTCCTCGGCGGCTTCGCGGCCGGCCTCGGCGCCGCCCCCGGCGGCGGCCGCAAGCGCTGGTTCCGGCGCGAGGCGAAGCCGGCCGCGCCGGCCGGCCCCCGCGGCGTCTACCTCGACGGCGGGTACGGCGTCGGCAAGACCCACCTGCTGGCCTCCCTGTGGCACGCCACCCCGGCCGCCCCGGAGCAGAAGGCCTTCGGCACCTTCGTGGAGCTGACCAACCTCGTCGGCGCCCTGGGCTTCCAGCAGACCGTCCGCACCCTGAGCGACCACCGCCTCCTGTGCATCGACGAGTTCGAGCTCGACGACCCCGGTGACACCGTCCTCGTCTCCACCCTGCTGGGCAAGCTGGTGGAGGCGGGCGTCGCGCTCGCCGCGACCTCCAACACGCTGCCGGGCAAGCTCGGCGAGGGCCGCTTCGCCGCCGCCGACTTCCTGCGCGAGATACAGGGGCTGTCCGCCCACTTCCGCCCCCTGCGCATCGACGGCGAGGACTACCGCCACCGCGGCCTTCCGCAGGCCCCCGCCCCGTACGACGACGACACCGTCACCCGTACGGCTGAAACGACCGAGGGCGCGTCGCTCGACGCCTTCCCCGCTCTGCTGGACCACCTCTCCAAGGTCCACCCCAGCCGCTACGGCGCGATGTGCGACTCCCTGCAGGCCGTGTGCCTGACCGGCGTCGCGCCCGTGCCGGACCAGTCCACGGCCCTGCGCCTGGTCGTCCTGGCCGACCGGCTCTACGACCGCGAGATACCGGTCCTCGCCTCGGGCCGTCCGTTCGACGAGCTGTTCAGCGAGGAGATGCTGAACGGCGGCTACCGCAAGAAGTACTTCCGGGCGATATCCCGCCTGACCGCGCTCGCCCGCGACGCGAAGCAGCTCGTCGAGCCGCAGCAGCAGTCGTAA
- a CDS encoding ABC transporter ATP-binding protein, whose product MSTAPVPSPVLSLEAVGLTYPDGDRRLTALDAVSLEVAPGELVAVAGPSGSGKSSLLAVAATLLRPDAGRVTVAGQDTARMSARARAALRRERIGIVFQQANLLPSLTAEEQLLAVEHVRGGSVRAARARVAQLLESVGLDAAKRRRRPHQLSGGERQRVNIARALSGGPGVLLVDEPTSALDRERGEQVVELLAEVTRAHRTATVLVTHDRELLGRADRVLTMADGRLG is encoded by the coding sequence TTGAGCACCGCGCCCGTTCCGTCCCCCGTTCTGTCGCTGGAGGCCGTCGGCCTCACCTACCCGGACGGCGACCGCAGGCTGACCGCCCTCGACGCGGTGTCCCTGGAGGTGGCGCCCGGCGAGCTCGTGGCCGTCGCGGGGCCCTCCGGCTCCGGGAAGTCGAGCCTGCTCGCGGTGGCGGCGACGCTGCTGCGCCCGGACGCGGGCCGCGTGACCGTGGCGGGGCAGGACACCGCGCGGATGAGCGCCCGGGCCCGTGCGGCGCTGCGCCGGGAGCGCATCGGCATCGTCTTCCAGCAGGCGAACCTGCTGCCGTCGCTGACCGCCGAGGAGCAGCTGCTGGCCGTGGAGCACGTGCGGGGCGGGAGCGTGCGGGCCGCCCGGGCGCGGGTGGCGCAGCTGCTGGAGTCGGTGGGCCTGGACGCGGCGAAGCGGCGCCGCCGCCCGCACCAGCTGTCGGGCGGCGAGCGCCAGCGGGTGAACATCGCCCGGGCGCTGTCCGGGGGCCCGGGCGTCCTGCTGGTGGACGAGCCGACGTCGGCGCTGGACCGGGAGCGCGGCGAGCAGGTCGTGGAGCTGCTCGCCGAAGTGACGCGGGCGCACCGCACGGCCACGGTGCTGGTCACGCACGACCGGGAGCTGCTCGGCCGGGCGGACCGGGTGCTCACCATGGCCGACGGGCGGCTGGGCTGA
- a CDS encoding ABC transporter permease: protein MFVALRDIRFARGRFALMGAVVTLITTLVVFLYGLTDGLAREASSAVAGLPAGRIVFAAPAGAAPEVSFSNSSVDAGQLRAWRETPGVTSAEPFGVAMTRLTAGGKASSVSVFGTPDRLRPAFVSGSAPDGRGVAVSERLARETGVRTGDRVTLGTEELTVSGITADRSHGHAPSVWTTLAAWHRVSHQAQPTALAVDGGGRPDGPAARTTKAVGVGAALDGIDGYAAEHGTLRMIQGFLFVVSALVVGAFFTVWTVQRRPDVAVLKAVGASSAYLVRDALGQAAVVLASGAALGAAAGAAGGALASSSVPFELGAATVAVPVAAMVLLGLAGSALAVRRITSVDPLTALGASR from the coding sequence TTGTTCGTCGCGCTCCGTGACATCCGTTTCGCCCGGGGGCGGTTCGCCCTGATGGGCGCGGTCGTCACCCTCATCACCACGCTCGTGGTCTTCCTCTACGGCCTGACCGACGGCCTGGCGCGGGAGGCGTCGTCCGCCGTGGCGGGGCTGCCCGCCGGCCGGATCGTCTTCGCCGCGCCCGCCGGGGCCGCGCCGGAGGTCTCGTTCTCGAACAGCTCGGTGGACGCCGGGCAGCTGCGGGCCTGGCGGGAGACCCCGGGTGTCACGTCCGCCGAGCCGTTCGGCGTGGCGATGACCCGGCTGACGGCGGGCGGCAAGGCGTCGTCGGTGAGCGTGTTCGGCACGCCGGACCGGCTGCGGCCCGCGTTCGTCTCCGGCTCCGCCCCGGACGGCCGCGGGGTGGCGGTGAGCGAGCGGCTGGCGCGCGAGACGGGGGTGCGCACGGGCGACCGCGTCACCCTCGGTACCGAGGAGCTGACCGTCTCGGGCATCACCGCCGACCGCAGCCACGGCCACGCCCCGAGCGTGTGGACCACCCTGGCCGCCTGGCACCGCGTGAGTCACCAGGCGCAGCCGACCGCGCTGGCCGTGGACGGCGGCGGCCGGCCGGACGGGCCCGCCGCGCGGACCACGAAGGCGGTCGGCGTCGGCGCGGCGCTGGACGGCATCGACGGGTACGCGGCCGAGCACGGCACCCTGCGGATGATCCAGGGGTTCCTGTTCGTGGTGAGCGCCCTGGTCGTCGGGGCCTTCTTCACGGTGTGGACGGTGCAGCGCAGGCCCGATGTCGCGGTGCTCAAGGCCGTGGGCGCGAGCAGCGCCTATCTCGTGCGGGACGCCCTCGGGCAGGCGGCGGTCGTGCTGGCCTCCGGGGCCGCGCTCGGCGCCGCGGCGGGCGCGGCCGGCGGAGCGCTGGCGTCGTCCTCGGTGCCGTTCGAGCTGGGCGCGGCGACCGTCGCCGTGCCGGTGGCAGCGATGGTGCTGCTGGGGCTGGCCGGCTCCGCGCTCGCCGTGCGCCGCATCACCTCCGTCGATCCGCTGACCGCCCTGGGAGCCTCCCGTTGA
- a CDS encoding polysaccharide deacetylase family protein, translating into MIPIPRRRPARHAFAPALAALLCLPLAACGGGSSGAAERTKNPPSPRTSAPAPQPPSAQSPSAPPSAAPTLPAGPGGTTPVFSHGRRDGAKRVALTFDADMTADQDKRAAGGERFDNPQLITTLRRLKAPATVFMTGKWAEQYPDQARSIGSDPLFEVADHSYSHHAFSTPCYGLPSVARGTARQDVERAFAAFRKAGVERIVPYFRFPGGCYDEAVLREIAPAKVTAVQWDVVSGDAFAKKAGPVADQVLAQVKPGSVVVMHCTRSAAPVTEEAIRRIVPELRARGYELVRVSDLVAGG; encoded by the coding sequence GTGATCCCCATCCCCCGTCGCCGGCCGGCCCGTCACGCCTTCGCGCCCGCACTCGCCGCACTGCTCTGCCTGCCCCTCGCCGCGTGCGGCGGCGGCAGCTCCGGCGCGGCCGAGCGCACCAAGAACCCGCCGTCCCCGAGGACTTCGGCCCCGGCACCGCAGCCGCCCTCCGCGCAGTCGCCCTCCGCACCTCCGTCGGCCGCGCCCACGCTCCCTGCGGGCCCCGGCGGCACCACCCCCGTCTTCTCCCACGGCAGGCGCGACGGGGCCAAGCGCGTCGCGCTCACCTTCGACGCCGACATGACGGCCGATCAGGACAAGCGCGCCGCGGGCGGGGAGCGGTTCGACAACCCGCAGCTGATCACCACGCTGCGGCGGCTGAAGGCCCCCGCCACCGTCTTCATGACCGGCAAGTGGGCCGAGCAGTACCCCGACCAGGCCAGGTCCATCGGCAGCGACCCGCTCTTCGAGGTGGCCGACCACTCCTACAGCCACCACGCCTTCTCCACCCCCTGCTACGGCCTGCCCTCCGTCGCGCGCGGCACCGCCCGCCAGGACGTGGAGCGTGCCTTCGCCGCCTTCCGGAAGGCCGGAGTGGAGCGCATCGTGCCGTACTTCCGCTTCCCCGGAGGGTGTTACGACGAGGCGGTCCTGCGCGAGATCGCACCGGCGAAGGTGACCGCCGTGCAGTGGGACGTGGTCAGCGGGGACGCCTTCGCCAAGAAGGCCGGCCCCGTCGCGGACCAGGTGCTGGCGCAGGTGAAGCCCGGCTCCGTCGTGGTGATGCACTGCACGCGCAGCGCGGCGCCCGTCACCGAGGAGGCGATCCGCCGCATCGTGCCGGAACTGCGGGCCCGCGGCTACGAGCTCGTCCGGGTCTCGGACCTCGTCGCCGGGGGCTGA
- the treZ gene encoding malto-oligosyltrehalose trehalohydrolase — protein sequence MLFEVWAPRAGRVQLHAGGRAHAMERDPARDGWWRCEAPGEEGTRYGFALDGGPMRPDPRSRRQPDGPDGPSAVTDPGRFPWRQEWAGRPLPGAVLYELHVGTFTREGTFDAAAARLPHLAALGVTHVELMPVCPFPGTHGWGYEGVSPWAVHEPYGGPGGLCRFVDAAHALGLGVVLDVVHNHLGPSGNHLPAFGPYFTDTHHTPWGAAVNLDAPGSDEVRAYLTGSALAWLRDYRLDGLRLDAVHALADTRPKHFLAELSGAVDALAARLGRPLFLVAESDLNDPATTTPRGTGGLGLHAQWNDDFHHALHTVLTGESQGYYADFAADPAGALGKTLRGGFFHDGTRSSFRGRPHGRPLDPGTPARRLLGYAQNHDQIGNRALGDRLSARLSPGLLACAAALVLGGPFTPMLFMGEEWGARTPWQFFTDHTDPQLAEAVRTGRRREFAAHGWAAEEIPDPQDPATRARSCLDWDEPEREPHRALLEWHRRLIALRRAEPDPGPLSATAVTVGPGGTAVLRRGGLCTAVNPTDGPAALPLGDAPVREVLAAWQPVDLPGPDGLLHLPPASAAVLRCG from the coding sequence GTGCTGTTCGAGGTGTGGGCGCCGCGGGCCGGCCGGGTGCAGCTGCACGCCGGCGGCCGGGCGCACGCGATGGAGCGGGACCCGGCCCGGGACGGGTGGTGGCGCTGCGAGGCCCCCGGCGAGGAGGGCACCCGCTACGGATTCGCCCTGGACGGCGGCCCCATGCGGCCCGACCCGCGCTCGCGCCGGCAGCCCGACGGGCCCGACGGGCCGAGCGCCGTCACCGACCCCGGGCGCTTCCCCTGGCGGCAGGAGTGGGCGGGCCGCCCGCTGCCCGGCGCCGTCCTCTACGAGCTGCACGTGGGCACGTTCACCCGCGAGGGCACCTTCGACGCCGCGGCCGCGCGCCTGCCGCACCTCGCCGCACTGGGCGTCACCCACGTGGAGCTGATGCCCGTATGCCCCTTCCCCGGCACGCACGGCTGGGGATACGAGGGCGTGTCGCCGTGGGCCGTCCACGAGCCCTACGGCGGGCCCGGGGGGCTGTGCCGGTTCGTGGACGCCGCGCACGCGCTCGGCCTCGGCGTCGTCCTGGACGTGGTGCACAACCACCTCGGCCCCTCCGGCAACCACCTGCCCGCCTTCGGGCCGTACTTCACCGACACCCACCACACGCCGTGGGGCGCCGCCGTCAACCTCGACGCCCCCGGCTCCGACGAGGTGCGCGCCTATCTGACGGGCAGTGCGCTGGCCTGGCTGCGCGACTACCGGCTGGACGGGCTGCGGCTGGACGCCGTGCACGCGCTCGCGGACACCCGGCCCAAGCACTTCCTCGCCGAACTCTCCGGCGCCGTGGACGCCCTGGCCGCCCGGCTGGGCCGGCCGCTGTTCCTCGTCGCCGAGTCCGACCTGAACGACCCGGCCACCACCACGCCGCGCGGGACGGGCGGCCTGGGCCTGCACGCCCAGTGGAACGACGACTTCCACCACGCCCTGCACACCGTCCTGACCGGGGAGTCCCAGGGCTACTACGCCGACTTCGCCGCCGACCCGGCCGGGGCGCTCGGCAAGACGCTGCGGGGCGGCTTCTTCCACGACGGCACGCGCTCCTCCTTCCGCGGCCGCCCGCACGGCCGGCCCCTCGACCCGGGCACCCCGGCCCGGCGCCTCCTGGGCTACGCCCAGAACCACGACCAGATCGGCAACCGCGCCCTGGGCGACCGGCTCTCCGCCCGCCTCTCCCCCGGGCTGCTGGCCTGCGCCGCCGCGCTCGTCCTCGGCGGGCCGTTCACCCCGATGCTCTTCATGGGCGAGGAGTGGGGGGCGCGCACCCCCTGGCAGTTCTTCACCGACCACACCGACCCGCAGCTGGCCGAGGCGGTCCGCACCGGCCGCCGGCGCGAGTTCGCCGCGCACGGCTGGGCCGCGGAGGAGATCCCCGACCCGCAGGACCCGGCCACGCGCGCCCGCTCCTGCCTGGACTGGGACGAGCCGGAGCGCGAGCCGCACCGCGCCCTGCTGGAGTGGCACCGCCGCCTGATCGCCCTGCGCCGCGCCGAACCCGACCCCGGCCCGCTCTCCGCCACGGCGGTCACCGTGGGCCCCGGCGGCACGGCCGTCCTGCGCCGCGGCGGCCTGTGCACGGCCGTCAACCCGACGGACGGACCCGCCGCACTGCCCCTGGGCGACGCCCCCGTACGCGAGGTCCTGGCCGCCTGGCAACCGGTCGACCTCCCCGGCCCGGACGGCCTGCTGCACCTGCCCCCCGCCTCGGCGGCCGTGCTGCGGTGCGGCTGA
- a CDS encoding antibiotic biosynthesis monooxygenase family protein — translation MAVIVTFDVPDGGQDLYEAVIHRVTGGQGFTRLADIPAAGLIAHVAGPLEGGGWRVTDVWESPEALEAWAKTLGPVLADLGHADLQPVITPAHNVVIA, via the coding sequence ATGGCCGTCATCGTCACCTTCGACGTCCCCGACGGGGGACAGGACCTCTACGAAGCCGTCATCCACCGCGTCACCGGCGGGCAGGGCTTCACCCGCCTCGCCGACATCCCCGCCGCCGGGCTCATCGCCCACGTCGCCGGCCCCCTGGAGGGCGGAGGGTGGCGGGTGACCGACGTCTGGGAGTCCCCCGAGGCGCTGGAGGCCTGGGCCAAGACCCTCGGCCCCGTCCTCGCCGACCTCGGCCACGCCGACCTGCAGCCCGTCATCACCCCGGCGCACAACGTCGTCATCGCCTGA
- a CDS encoding response regulator translates to MSGPAHPEGVGREPIRVLIVDDHPVVRRGLRAMVDELPDVEAVGEAGDGAEALRLLDAGTRPDVVLMDLQMGAGMHGVEATRRITALPDPPAVLILTTYSTDADILAAVEAGATGYLLKDAPPEDVAAAVQASARGETVLAPPVAARLLGRVRSGRPVLSPRETEILGLLAEGLANKQISRRLFISEATVKTHLVHIYGKLGVDSRTAAIAAGLAGGLIRSV, encoded by the coding sequence ATGAGCGGGCCGGCACACCCGGAAGGCGTCGGCCGCGAGCCCATCCGCGTCCTGATCGTCGACGACCACCCCGTCGTCCGGCGCGGGCTGCGCGCCATGGTCGACGAGCTCCCCGACGTGGAGGCCGTCGGCGAGGCCGGCGACGGCGCCGAGGCCCTGCGGCTGCTCGACGCCGGCACCCGCCCCGACGTCGTCCTCATGGACCTCCAGATGGGCGCCGGCATGCACGGCGTCGAGGCCACCCGCCGCATCACCGCCCTGCCGGACCCGCCCGCCGTGCTGATCCTCACCACGTACAGCACCGACGCCGACATCCTGGCCGCCGTCGAGGCGGGGGCCACCGGCTACCTCCTCAAGGACGCCCCGCCCGAGGACGTCGCCGCGGCCGTCCAGGCCTCCGCCCGCGGCGAGACGGTCCTCGCGCCGCCCGTCGCCGCGCGCCTGCTCGGCCGCGTGCGGTCGGGCCGCCCGGTGCTGTCGCCGCGCGAGACCGAGATCCTCGGCCTGCTCGCCGAGGGCCTGGCCAACAAGCAGATCTCGCGCCGCCTGTTCATCAGCGAGGCCACGGTCAAGACCCACCTCGTGCACATCTACGGCAAGCTCGGCGTGGACAGCCGCACGGCCGCCATCGCGGCGGGGCTGGCGGGAGGGCTCATCCGGTCGGTGTGA
- the murC gene encoding UDP-N-acetylmuramate--L-alanine ligase: protein MAPAVPTTMDRPHFIGIGGAGMSGIAKILAQRGAAVAGSDAKDSATAEALRALGATVHIGHAAEHLAEDATCVVVSSAIRADNPELAAAAERGIPVVHRSDALAGLMDGLRPIAVAGTHGKTTTTSMLAVSLDALGLDPSYAIGGDLDAPGSNARHGAGEIFVAEADESDRSFHKYAPEVAIILNVELDHHANYASMDEIYESFDTFVGRIRPGGTLVVSADQAGARELTERISGRYDIEVVTYGTAEDADVRVLKVNPRGLTSEVTVLLGGKMLTFTVSVPGSHYAHNAVAALAAGVALGIPVHNLASALGKYTGVKRRLQLKGEANGIQVIDSYAHHPTEMTADLEAIRGAVDAGSRILVVFQPHLFSRTQELGTEMGQALALADASVVLDIYPAREDPIPGITSALIIDAATAAGADVRAEHDMAAIPDVVAGMARPGDLVLTMGAGDVTDLGPRILARLES from the coding sequence ATGGCACCGGCCGTCCCCACGACGATGGACCGACCGCACTTCATCGGCATCGGCGGCGCCGGCATGTCGGGCATCGCGAAGATCCTCGCGCAGCGCGGCGCGGCCGTCGCCGGCAGCGACGCCAAGGACTCCGCGACCGCCGAGGCCCTGCGCGCCCTGGGCGCCACGGTGCACATCGGGCACGCCGCCGAGCACCTGGCCGAGGACGCCACCTGCGTCGTCGTCTCCAGCGCCATCCGCGCCGACAACCCCGAGCTGGCCGCCGCCGCCGAGCGCGGCATCCCCGTCGTGCACCGCTCCGACGCCCTCGCGGGCCTCATGGACGGCCTGCGTCCGATCGCCGTCGCGGGCACCCACGGCAAGACGACCACGACGTCGATGCTCGCCGTCTCCCTCGACGCCCTGGGCCTCGACCCGTCGTACGCCATCGGCGGCGACCTGGACGCCCCCGGCTCCAACGCGCGCCACGGCGCCGGCGAGATCTTCGTGGCGGAGGCGGACGAGAGCGACCGCAGCTTCCACAAGTACGCGCCCGAGGTCGCGATCATCCTCAACGTGGAGCTGGACCACCACGCGAACTACGCGTCGATGGACGAGATCTACGAGTCGTTCGACACCTTCGTCGGCCGGATCCGCCCGGGCGGCACGCTCGTCGTCTCCGCCGACCAGGCGGGCGCCCGCGAGCTCACCGAGCGCATCTCGGGCCGCTACGACATCGAGGTCGTCACCTACGGCACCGCCGAGGACGCCGACGTCCGCGTCCTCAAGGTCAACCCGCGCGGCCTGACCAGCGAGGTCACCGTCCTGCTCGGCGGCAAGATGCTGACCTTCACCGTCTCCGTGCCCGGCAGCCACTACGCGCACAACGCCGTCGCGGCCCTCGCCGCGGGCGTCGCGCTCGGCATCCCCGTGCACAACCTCGCCTCCGCGCTCGGCAAGTACACCGGCGTCAAGCGCCGCCTCCAGCTCAAGGGCGAGGCGAATGGCATCCAGGTCATCGACTCCTACGCCCACCACCCCACCGAGATGACCGCCGACCTGGAGGCCATCCGCGGCGCGGTCGACGCCGGCTCGCGCATCCTCGTCGTCTTCCAGCCGCACCTGTTCTCCCGCACCCAGGAGCTCGGCACCGAGATGGGCCAGGCCCTCGCGCTCGCCGACGCCTCGGTCGTCCTGGACATCTACCCGGCCCGCGAGGACCCGATCCCCGGTATCACCAGCGCCCTGATCATCGACGCCGCGACGGCCGCCGGCGCCGACGTGCGCGCCGAGCACGACATGGCGGCGATCCCGGACGTGGTCGCGGGAATGGCCCGCCCCGGGGACCTCGTTCTGACCATGGGCGCCGGTGACGTGACGGACCTCGGTCCGCGCATCCTGGCCCGCCTGGAGAGCTGA
- a CDS encoding pyrimidine reductase family protein, with protein sequence MRRLFPLESPASSAPSAAPSPTAPARASAQEDRTWELDELAEVYAYPEEPGPARHAWLRANMVSSLDGAAHHDGRSQPLSSDADMRIFGTLRGLADAVVVGAETVRQEGYRPARAREAFAARRAALGQGPAPAIAIVSAGLDLDFSLPLFTEPLVPTLVLTGEDAPGDRVAAAREAGAEVLVAGEGRRVDPARVPQVLAERGLTRLLTEGGPRLLGQFAAAGVLDELCLTLAPMVAGGTAARIVNGPDMPLPERFVLASLLEEAGFLFSRYHRI encoded by the coding sequence ATGCGACGCCTGTTCCCGCTCGAATCCCCCGCCTCGTCCGCCCCGTCCGCCGCTCCCTCCCCTACGGCCCCGGCCCGTGCCTCCGCGCAGGAGGACCGCACCTGGGAGCTGGACGAACTGGCCGAGGTCTACGCCTACCCGGAGGAGCCGGGCCCGGCCCGCCACGCATGGCTGCGCGCGAACATGGTCTCCTCGCTGGACGGCGCGGCCCACCACGACGGGCGCTCGCAGCCGCTCTCCTCCGACGCCGACATGCGCATCTTCGGGACGCTGCGCGGGCTCGCCGACGCCGTCGTCGTGGGCGCGGAGACCGTACGGCAGGAGGGCTACCGGCCCGCGCGGGCCCGGGAGGCCTTCGCGGCGCGCCGGGCGGCGCTCGGCCAGGGGCCCGCGCCGGCCATCGCGATCGTGAGCGCCGGGCTCGACCTGGACTTCTCTCTTCCGCTGTTCACCGAGCCCCTGGTGCCCACCCTCGTGCTGACGGGCGAGGACGCACCCGGGGACCGGGTCGCCGCGGCGCGCGAGGCCGGGGCCGAGGTGCTCGTGGCGGGAGAGGGGCGCCGGGTGGACCCCGCGCGGGTGCCGCAGGTGCTGGCGGAGCGCGGGCTGACCAGGCTGCTCACCGAGGGCGGCCCGCGGCTGCTGGGGCAGTTCGCGGCGGCCGGGGTGCTGGACGAGCTGTGCCTCACGCTCGCCCCGATGGTCGCCGGGGGCACCGCGGCCCGGATCGTGAACGGCCCCGACATGCCTCTGCCGGAACGATTCGTCCTCGCTTCGCTCCTCGAAGAGGCAGGATTTCTCTTCAGCAGGTACCACAGGATCTGA
- a CDS encoding sensor histidine kinase: protein MSRTSLPAPATATAHARVPGPAGPADRPALGGGAGAEMPSLRLVRLAVHGAFYALLVIAAGPALAGTAPVAVLPPAAVLAAVYGLGIVRSTRRPGPWLAAVTALWLLLLAMDHGFSYVAFPLFFLFLHAMPVRWAHPAVAAATAAVVAAQAGAPGGLTAAKVIGPVAGAVVAILTGYGYAALYRESRKRQQLIDDLLRTRDELAAAQREAGRLAERQRLAREIHDTLAQGLSSIVLLARAAETASPEAARARMREAGRTAADNLAEARRFVQALTPPALEDAPLPEALRRVTERTVPGAVFRLDGDPCALPMETEVALLRLTQEALTNVARHAHADRTAVTIAFLDGQVTLDVYDDGIGFTPGDDPADGRRTFGLHGMRERIAALGGTLTVESAPGEGTAIAAAVPVGSGARSRDAAEAEAAASAGPVARPQGAAA from the coding sequence GTGAGCCGAACGAGCCTCCCCGCCCCCGCGACCGCGACCGCCCACGCGCGCGTGCCCGGCCCTGCGGGCCCCGCGGACCGGCCCGCCCTCGGCGGCGGCGCCGGGGCGGAGATGCCCTCCCTGCGGCTGGTCCGGCTCGCCGTGCACGGGGCGTTCTACGCGCTGCTCGTCATCGCCGCCGGCCCCGCACTGGCCGGGACGGCCCCCGTGGCCGTCCTGCCGCCCGCCGCCGTCCTCGCCGCCGTCTACGGGCTCGGTATCGTCCGCAGCACCCGGCGCCCCGGACCCTGGCTCGCCGCCGTCACCGCGCTGTGGCTGCTGCTCCTGGCCATGGACCACGGCTTCAGCTACGTCGCCTTCCCGCTCTTCTTCCTCTTCCTGCACGCCATGCCCGTCCGCTGGGCGCACCCCGCCGTCGCCGCGGCCACCGCCGCCGTCGTGGCCGCCCAGGCCGGCGCCCCCGGCGGGCTGACCGCAGCCAAGGTCATCGGCCCCGTCGCCGGCGCCGTGGTCGCCATCCTGACCGGCTACGGCTACGCCGCGCTCTACCGGGAGAGCCGCAAGCGCCAGCAGCTCATCGACGACCTCCTGCGCACCCGCGACGAGCTCGCCGCCGCCCAGCGCGAGGCCGGGCGGCTCGCCGAGCGCCAGCGCCTCGCCCGCGAGATCCACGACACCCTCGCCCAGGGCCTGTCCAGCATCGTCCTCCTCGCCCGCGCCGCGGAGACCGCGAGCCCGGAGGCGGCCCGCGCCCGGATGCGGGAGGCCGGGCGGACCGCGGCCGACAACCTCGCCGAGGCCCGCCGCTTCGTCCAGGCCCTCACCCCGCCCGCCCTGGAGGACGCGCCGCTGCCCGAGGCGCTGCGCCGCGTGACCGAGCGGACGGTCCCGGGGGCCGTCTTCCGCCTCGACGGCGACCCCTGCGCCCTCCCCATGGAGACCGAGGTCGCCCTGCTGCGCCTCACCCAGGAGGCGCTCACCAACGTCGCCCGCCACGCCCACGCCGACCGCACCGCCGTCACCATCGCCTTCCTCGACGGCCAGGTGACCCTCGACGTCTACGACGACGGCATCGGCTTCACCCCCGGGGACGACCCCGCCGACGGCCGCCGGACCTTCGGCCTGCACGGCATGCGCGAACGCATCGCCGCCCTCGGCGGCACCCTCACCGTCGAGTCCGCCCCCGGCGAGGGCACGGCGATCGCGGCGGCGGTGCCGGTGGGTTCCGGGGCCCGGTCCCGGGACGCGGCCGAGGCCGAGGCCGCGGCGTCGGCGGGCCCGGTGGCCCGCCCCCAGGGTGCCGCGGCATGA
- the msrB gene encoding peptide-methionine (R)-S-oxide reductase MsrB, whose amino-acid sequence MAYEVEKTDEQWRAELSPAEYQVLRRAGTEPAFRGEYTDTKTAGVYSCRACGAELFRSTEKFESHCGWPSFYDPKDSSAVELIEDRSHGMVRVEVRCAGCGSHLGHVFEGEGYPTPTDQRYCINSIALRLEPAED is encoded by the coding sequence ATGGCGTACGAGGTCGAGAAGACGGACGAGCAGTGGCGCGCGGAGCTCTCCCCTGCGGAGTACCAGGTGCTCCGCAGGGCCGGCACCGAGCCCGCCTTCCGGGGCGAGTACACCGACACGAAGACCGCAGGCGTCTACTCGTGCCGCGCCTGCGGCGCGGAGCTGTTCCGCTCCACCGAGAAGTTCGAGAGCCACTGCGGCTGGCCCAGCTTCTACGACCCGAAGGACTCGTCCGCCGTCGAGCTGATCGAGGACCGCTCGCACGGCATGGTGCGCGTCGAGGTCCGCTGCGCCGGCTGCGGCTCGCACCTCGGCCACGTCTTCGAGGGCGAGGGCTACCCCACCCCCACCGACCAGCGCTACTGCATCAACAGCATCGCCCTGCGCCTGGAGCCTGCGGAGGACTGA